In the genome of Curtobacterium sp. MCLR17_036, the window ATGTCCCGCGACGACGTGTCGTGCTTCGCGATCACGCCCGGGCAGTTCGTCATGCTCGCCAGCCGTGCGGTGTACGCGAGCGTCGGCGGGACCGAGGACCTCGTCGGCGGTCCGGACACCCCCTCGAAGGTGACGGTCTCGTTCGACCTGGACAGCCGCGAGGCGGTCGACGACCTGGTGGAGCGAGCCGCCGCCGCCGGGGGCCGGGTCGGGGACACCGACGACTTCCCGTTCATGTACCAGCGCCAGTTCGACGACCCCGACGGGTACCACTACTCGCCGTTCTGGATGAAGCCGGAGACGGCACCGACGCCCTGACGGCGACCGCGACCGTCACGCCGGTGCCCGGCGACCGTCACGCCGGCGCCCGGTACCCGGTACCCGGACCCCGCCCCGCGCCCGCCCCGGGTGTCAGCGCCCCGCGGCGTAGCCCTGCGCGCCCCGCGGGTTCGCGGCGGCACCGAGGACGCCGGTCGACGTGTCTCGGGTGACGCAGGAGAGGCGACCCAGCGACCAGTCGCCGGCGCGCGTGACCACGTGACCACGGGCCTCCAGGCCGGCGATCACCGCGTCGCCGAGGCGGTCCTCGACCACGAGTCCCGCCGGCTCCCACGTGCGCGGCCAGAACGAACCGGGGAACGACGTGGTGTGCAGTGCCGGGGCGTCGATGGCCTGCTGCGGCGAGTACCCGCCGACGATCCAGCGCAGCAGGAAGAGCAGCTGCCACTGGTCCTGCTGGTCGCCGCCCGGTGAGCCGAGGGCCGCGACGGGTTCGCCGTCCCGCAGCACGAGCGTCGGGGTGAGCGTCGTGCGCGGACGGTCCCCCGGACGCAGGGTCGAGGCCGTGCCCGGCTCGAGCCACGTCATCTGCAGGCGCGTGCCGAGGCAGAACCCGAGGCCGGGGATCGTCGGTGACGACTGCAGCCAGCCGCCGGACGGGGTCGCGCTGACGATGTTGCCCCAGCGGTCGACGACGTCGATGTGGCAGGTGTCGCCGCGGGTCTCGCCGTCCGGGGCCACGAACGGTTCGCCGCGGTCCTCCACAGGAGCAGCGGGAGCGACGGGAGCGACGGGAGCACCGGGAGCGGCGGGAGCACCGGGAGCAGCGGGAGCAGCGGGAGCGACGGGCGGGCGACCGGCGCCCCGCGCGACCTGCACGGTCGGCTCGCCGAGCCCAGCCGGACGCTCGGCGTCGTCGGGGGTGCGGAACGGCGGCAGCACGTGCTCGACGCCCGCGACGCTGCCCGGGCGGAGCTCCGCGGACGCCCGGTCACCGATGAGCGCGCGACGCTCGTCGGTGTAGGCGCCGGAGAGCAGGACGTCCATCGGGACGTCGCCGTCGCCGTAGAAGGCCTCGCGGTCGGCGAGCGCGAGCTTCTGCGCCTCGACGATCGTGTGCGCGCCGACCTCGGTGGACGGGTCGAGCAGTGCGTCGTCGAGGGGGTCGAGCAGGCGGAGCGTCTGCAGCAGCGCCGGCCCCTGCCCCCACGGCCCGGTCTTCGCGATCGTGC includes:
- a CDS encoding VOC family protein, which translates into the protein MSLFISCPVESVERATAFYSALGWTKDTTMSRDDVSCFAITPGQFVMLASRAVYASVGGTEDLVGGPDTPSKVTVSFDLDSREAVDDLVERAAAAGGRVGDTDDFPFMYQRQFDDPDGYHYSPFWMKPETAPTP
- a CDS encoding gamma-glutamyltransferase family protein → MPTPNPAFVPPAGQTTRPDLQGTFGMAAATHWTATATAQSVLERGGNAFDAAVAGAFVLHVVEPHLNGPGGDLTAVFATATDPTPVVLVGQGPAPAAATPEHYRAEGLALVPGSGALAATVPGAVDAWLLLLRDHGTWELADVLAPAIGYARDGHPVAPAVVRTITAVQDLFRQHWPTSAAQWLPDGAVPAAGDLVRNEALASVLDRLVAAGTGSGTRTARIDAARTEWSEGSVAEAIDRFVREPHRHSSGTDHAGVIRGSDLAAFRASYEPATTATFRGCTIAKTGPWGQGPALLQTLRLLDPLDDALLDPSTEVGAHTIVEAQKLALADREAFYGDGDVPMDVLLSGAYTDERRALIGDRASAELRPGSVAGVEHVLPPFRTPDDAERPAGLGEPTVQVARGAGRPPVAPAAPAAPGAPAAPGAPVAPVAPAAPVEDRGEPFVAPDGETRGDTCHIDVVDRWGNIVSATPSGGWLQSSPTIPGLGFCLGTRLQMTWLEPGTASTLRPGDRPRTTLTPTLVLRDGEPVAALGSPGGDQQDQWQLLFLLRWIVGGYSPQQAIDAPALHTTSFPGSFWPRTWEPAGLVVEDRLGDAVIAGLEARGHVVTRAGDWSLGRLSCVTRDTSTGVLGAAANPRGAQGYAAGR